A window from Thalassophryne amazonica chromosome 15, fThaAma1.1, whole genome shotgun sequence encodes these proteins:
- the LOC117526075 gene encoding histone H3.3A-like produces MTRTEQTAHKSTGGKGPRKQLATKATRKSAPATSSVKKPHRYRPGIMALIHIAQMQKSKDLFGTFHRLPFQRLVREIAQDFKTDLRFQSAAIGALQEASEAYLVGLFEDTNLCAIHAKRVTIMPKDIQLARRIRGALKVFPLQFIIAVLLSLLHLFLPLYLVSSLV; encoded by the exons ATGACCAGAACCGAGCAGACTGCCCATAAATCCACCGGAGGAAAAGGTCCGAGGAAGCAGCTGGCTACAAAAGccacccggaagagcgctccggctaccagcagtgtgaagaagcctcaccgttataGGCCCGGCATCATGGcactgatcc atattgcgcaaatgcaaaaaagca aagacttgtttggaacattccacaggctgcccttccagcgcctggtgagagaaattgccCAGGACTTTAAGACTGACCTCCGTTTCCAGAGTGCAGCCATcggtgctctgcaggaggccagtgaGGCTTATCTGGTGGGACTGTTTGAGGACACCAACCTGTGTGCCATCCACGCCAAGCGTGTCACCATCATGCCCAAAGATATTCAGCTGGCACGCCGTATTCGTGGCGCGCTTAAAGTGTTTCCACTCCAATTTATTATTGCTGTCCTATTGTCACTTCTGCACTTGTTCCTTCCTCTATATTTAGTCAGTAGTTTGGTTTGA
- the LOC117525706 gene encoding histone H3-like has protein sequence MARTKQTVHKSTGGKALRKQVATKAAQKSAPADGGVKKPHRYRPSTMALRNIRHYQKSTELLICKLPFQRLVRETTQDFKTDLHIQSSTMMMLQEANEADLVGS, from the coding sequence atggccagaaccaagcagactgtCCATAAATCCACCGGAGGAAAAGCTCTGAGGAAGCAGGTGGCTACCAAAGCTGCCCAGAAGAGTGCTCCAGCtgacggcggtgtgaagaagcctcaccgttacaggcccagcACCATGGCACTGAGAAATATCCGCCACTATCAGAAATCCACTGAGTTGCTGatctgcaagctgcccttccagcgcctggtgagagaaaccactcaggacttcaagaccgacctccacaTTCAGAGTTCCACTATGATGATGCTGCAGGAGGCCAAcgaggctgacctggttggcagc